Proteins from one Coregonus clupeaformis isolate EN_2021a chromosome 29, ASM2061545v1, whole genome shotgun sequence genomic window:
- the LOC121576701 gene encoding P3 protein-like produces the protein MRTLFAFCCLFLITRGADQPTEGRSLTDNNNNNNTNVTADSNRRYIQIGDGTSQEFEFPENTKGVIVISSQYRSAASTKGRESWKQTVKVSSLDSEVLSILNVSDSHAGPVKSFIINIRSGLPGLAQLLIQLLELDQDSFPVVIEERTDYSIRVAPSSDDPAAQLIQSGVLSHFSENPVLFALLPLIFINKCAFGCKVEVEVLRGLLRKPVPLLLGVAGQFLVMPLYAYGLSRLGSLPKALSLGLVITCSAPGGGGGYLYSLLLGGDVTLAISMTLVSTVVAAAAMPLSSALYGRLLGVHAALHVPFIKILGTLLFIAIPISLGMLVKLRLPKLTRVLLALIRPFSFVLIVGGIFMAYQMGASILANVRPQMVVAGVTVPLFGLLLGFGMGKLAGLAVPQRKTVSIEVGVQNSLLALAVMQLSFRRAEADFASQAPFIVALSSTSEMLLIVLGHFAHRKFCTPTTRTET, from the coding sequence ATGAGGACGCTATTTGCATTCTGTTGTCTCTTCTTGATAACGAGAGGAGCAGACCAGCCGACGGAGGGCAGGTCCCTgacagacaacaacaacaacaacaacacgaaCGTGACGGCCGACAGCAACAGAAGGTATATACAAATCGGGGACGGGACCTCCCAGGAATTTGAGTTTCCCGAAAACACTAAGGGCGTGATTGTAATCTCCAGTCAATACCGAAGCGCCGCAAGTACGAAGGGCCGCGAGAGCTGGAAGCAGACGGTCAAGGTAAGCTCCTTGGACTCGGAGGTTCTTTCCATCCTGAATGTAAGCGACAGTCATGCGGGGCCTGTGAAGAGTTTCATTATCAACATAAGGTCTGGGTTGCCGGGTCTGGCACAACTGCTCATCCAGCTATTGGAGTTGGACCAGGATTCTTTCCCGGTCGTAATTGAAGAAAGGACAGACTACTCCATCAGGGTGGCGCCTAGCAGTGATGACCCAGCTGCCCAGCTCATACAGTCGGGCGTGCTGTCCCACTTCTCTGAGAACCCTGTCCTATTTGCCTTGCTGCCGCTCATCTTCATCAACAAGTGTGCCTTCGGGTGCAAGGTTGAGGTAGAGGTGCTGAGGGGTCTCCTGCGGAAGCCTGTGCCCCTCCTCTTGGGGGTCGCAGGGCAGTTCCTGGTCATGCCACTGTACGCCTATGGCCTGTCcaggctgggctccctgcccaAGGCCCTCTCCCTGGGCCTGGTCATCACATGCTCTGCCCCGGGCGGCGGCGGAGGTTACCTCTACAGCCTGCTACTGGGCGGGGACGTCACCCTGGCCATCTCCATGACCCTGGTGTCCACAGTGGTAGCTGCAGCAGCCATGCCCCTGTCCTCTGCCCTGTACGGCAGGCTACTGGGGGTCCACGCTGCCCTCCACGTGCCCTTTATCAAGATCCTGGGCACCCTTCTCTTCATTGCCATCCCCATCTCCCTGGGCATGCTGGTGAAACTACGTCTGCCCAAACTGACCCGCGTGCTGCTGGCACTGATCCGGCCCTTCAGCTTTGTGCTCATTGTGGGCGGCATCTTCATGGCCTACCAGATGGGGGCGTCTATCCTGGCCAACGTGAGACCTCAGATGGTGGTCGCGGGGGTAACCGTGCCCCTGTTTGGGCTGCTGCTGGGCTTTGGGATGGGGAAGCTGGCAGGACTGGCAGTGCCACAGAGGAAGACTGTCAGTATTGAGGTGGGGGTGCAGAACAGCCTTCTGGCACTGGCGGTTATGCAGCTGTCGTTCCGACGGGCGGAGGCTGACTTTGCATCCCAGGCGCCCTTCATAGTGGCGCTCAGCAGCACCTCTGAGATGCTCCTCATCGTCCTCGGTCACTTCGCCCATCGAAAGTTCTGTACCCCCACCACCCGGACTGAAACCTGA
- the LOC121576702 gene encoding charged multivesicular body protein 1a, whose translation MDDTLFQLKFTAKQLEKLAKKAEKDSKSEQAKVKKALQQKNVEVARVYAENAIRKKNEGLNCLRMASRVDAVASKVQTAVTMKAVTKNMTQVTKALDKALGSMDLQKVSAVMDKFESQVQNLDVHTSVMEDSMSSATTLTTPQDQVDDLIVQIAEESGLEVMDQLSQLPAGATSLGESSSRSQQEKEDQLSRRLAALRN comes from the exons ATGGATG ACACACTCTTCCAACTGAAG TTTACAGCAAAACAGCTCGAAAAACTTGCCAAAAAGGCAGAGAAGGATTCAAAATCCGAGCAAGCCAAAGTTAAAAAG GCTCTTCAGCAGAAGAATGTGGAAGTTGCCAGAGTATATGCAGAGAATGCCATCCGTAAGAAGAACGAGGGCCTTAATTGTCTGCGCATGGCATCTCGTGTTGATGCTGTTGCCTCCAAGGTCCAGACTGCTGTCACTATGAAAGCG GTCACAAAGAATATGACACAGGTCACCAAGGCACTGGACAAGGCGCTGGGTTCCATGGACCTGCAGAAGGTGTCTGCTGTAATGGATAAGTTTGAGTCGCAGGTTCAGAACCTGGATGTTCACACCTCA GTGATGGAGGACTCGATGAGCTCGGCCACCACACTGACCACGCCCCAGGACCAGGTGGATGACCTCATCGTCCAGATAGCAGAGGAGAGTGGTCTGGAGGTGATGGACCAGCTCAGCCAGCTGCCTGCAGGAGCCACCTCACTGGGAGAGAGCTCCTCACGCTCACAGCAGGAGAAGGAGGACCAGTTGTCCCGCAG GTTGGCTGCTTTGCGGAACTGA
- the cdk10 gene encoding cyclin-dependent kinase 10, producing the protein METATDTDPDPIKLKSIKNNRTFTVPQKHRLGNCRSVKEFEKLNRIGEGTYGIVYRARDTRSDDIVALKKVRMDKEKDGIPISSLREITLLLKLRHPNIVELKEVVVGSHLESLFLVMSYCEQDLASLLENMPTPFSEAQVKCIALQLLRGLDYLHLNFILHRDLKVSNLLMTDKGCVKIADFGLARCYGIPLQPMTPRVVTLWYRAPELLLGTKTQTTALDMWAVGCILAELLAHKPLLPGGSEIQQVDLIVQLLGTPNENIWPGFTRLPLVGQYSLRKQPYNNLKNKFTWLSDAGLRLLNLLFMYNPLRRATAKDCLESSYFKEKPLPCEADLMPTFPHHRNKRAAPAVESQSKRNKV; encoded by the exons ATGGAGACCGCTACAGATACTGACCCGGACCCCATAAAGCTGAAGTCGATCAAGAACAACAGAACGTTCACAGTACCGCAAAAACACAGG CTTGGGAACTGTAGGAGTGTGAAGGAATTTGAGAAACTGAACCGAATCGGCGAGGGAACATATGGAATTGTGT ACAGAGCCCGAGACACCAGGTCTGATGACATTGTAGCACTGAAGAAGGTCCGGATGGACAAGGAAAAGGATG GGATCCCTATCAGTAGTCTGAGAGAGATTACCCTGCTGCTCAAGCTCAGACACCCCAACATAGTGGAGTTGAAGGAGGTGGTGGTGGGAAGTCACCTGGAGAG TCTCTTCCTAGTGATGAGTTACTGTGAGCAGGACCTGGCCAGTCTGCTGGAAAACATGCCAACACCTTTCTCAGAGGCACAG GTGAAGTGTATTGCCCTGCAGCTGCTGAGAGGTCTGGATTATCTTCACCTCAACTTTATTCTGCACAG GGATCTGAAGGTGTCCAATCTACTGATGACAGACAAAGGCTGTGTAAAGATTG CTGACTTTGGCTTGGCACGTTGCTACGGTATCCCCTTACAGCCTATGACGCCCCGGGTGGTGACATTGTG gtACAGAGCCCCAGAGCTCCTCCTAGGGACCAAGACTCAGACCACAGCCTTAGACATGTG GGCGGTGGGCTGCATCCTGGCCGAGCTGCTTGCGCATAAACCTCTGCTGCCAGGGGGTTCTGAGATCCAACAGGTGGACCTCATAGTGCAACTGCTGGGTACCCCTAATGAAAACATCTGGccg GGCTTCACTCGTCTTCCCCTAGTTGGACAGTACAGTTTGAGGAAACAACCATACAACAATCTGAAGAATAAGTTCACCTGGTTGTCTGATGCAGGGCTGCGCTTACTCAACCTACTCTTCATGTACAATCCTCTACGCAG GGCCACAGCTAAGGACTGCTTGGAGAGTTCCTACTTTAAGGAGAAACCTTTGC CTTGTGAGGCTGACCTGATGCCAACCTTCCCTCATCATCGCAATAAAAGGGCAGCCCCAGCTGTAGAGAGCCAATCAAAACGCAATAAAGTGTAA